The following proteins are co-located in the Echinicola sp. 20G genome:
- the gndA gene encoding NADP-dependent phosphogluconate dehydrogenase — protein sequence MIILLMGVSGSGKTTIGGMLSKKMGLPFYDADDFHPKENVAKMTAGIALNDNDRAPWLERLSREMVSWEEQGGAILACSALKEDYRRVLVSKAVQVSWFFLKGNPQLISSRMAQRKGHYMPEELLNSQFDTLEVPKHAEHINIDQTPEKILQDIMSNLKNKKAVSSFGIIGMGVMGSSLALNMAEKGIKISVYNRTLQGVEEDVAQKFVDANPDMKGVLPFDKLDEFVESLEQPRKILMMIPAGQIIDQQIARLLTFIDKGDVIIDGGNSYFEDSAKRQQYLKGPGIHFVGMGISGGRNGARKGPSLMPGGTSEGFALIKPFIEKIAGKDKDGKPCMHYVGPDGAGHFIKMVHNSIEYGEMELLAETYALMRKGLGMSTGEIVKVFKKWAKEGADSYLMDAVLAILNYEEDGDLLLDKILDVAEQTGTGGWAVSTAAKYGVPYAPLTAAVTARLISSKKAQRVAMAKKYDRKAVEIDQKEMLSSLKGAYEMGRLINHEIGFSLIRKVGDDENWGLDMSEIARCWTSGSIIQSSLMEKLSGVFKKANSLMESSVLQQTFEENATAMAEVVGTALKAGVAMPVMSAAINYFYGMSTGESSANLVQAQRDYFGEHGYRLANDTSGKVYKNNWNKE from the coding sequence ATGATAATTTTGTTAATGGGTGTGTCCGGAAGCGGAAAAACTACCATCGGCGGGATGCTCAGTAAAAAAATGGGCCTCCCTTTTTATGATGCAGATGATTTTCATCCCAAAGAAAATGTGGCCAAAATGACTGCGGGTATCGCGCTCAATGACAATGACCGCGCGCCTTGGCTGGAGCGTCTGTCCAGGGAAATGGTCAGCTGGGAAGAACAAGGCGGAGCGATATTGGCCTGTTCGGCATTAAAGGAAGACTATAGAAGGGTTTTGGTAAGCAAGGCGGTACAGGTCAGTTGGTTTTTTCTCAAAGGGAACCCACAGCTGATCAGCAGTCGGATGGCACAAAGAAAGGGGCACTATATGCCGGAGGAACTGTTGAATTCACAGTTTGACACACTGGAAGTTCCCAAGCATGCCGAACACATCAATATTGATCAAACACCTGAAAAAATACTTCAAGACATTATGAGCAACCTCAAAAACAAAAAAGCAGTTTCTTCCTTCGGAATTATTGGAATGGGCGTGATGGGCAGTAGCCTCGCCCTAAATATGGCTGAAAAAGGCATCAAGATCAGTGTGTACAACCGAACCCTTCAAGGTGTAGAGGAGGATGTAGCACAGAAGTTTGTGGATGCCAACCCAGATATGAAGGGAGTTTTACCTTTTGACAAATTGGATGAATTTGTGGAATCCTTGGAACAGCCCCGTAAAATCCTGATGATGATTCCTGCTGGCCAGATCATTGACCAGCAGATAGCCAGATTGTTGACATTTATAGACAAGGGGGATGTGATCATAGATGGGGGTAATTCTTACTTTGAGGACAGTGCCAAGCGGCAGCAATACCTCAAAGGGCCGGGGATCCATTTTGTGGGCATGGGGATTTCAGGTGGCCGGAATGGAGCAAGAAAAGGTCCCTCATTAATGCCGGGGGGAACTTCTGAGGGCTTTGCTTTGATTAAGCCTTTTATAGAAAAGATAGCCGGAAAGGACAAGGATGGAAAGCCTTGTATGCATTATGTGGGGCCTGATGGAGCAGGTCATTTTATCAAAATGGTACATAATAGCATTGAATATGGTGAAATGGAGCTCTTGGCAGAAACCTACGCATTGATGCGGAAGGGGCTGGGAATGTCCACAGGAGAAATCGTGAAAGTATTTAAAAAATGGGCCAAGGAAGGAGCGGATAGCTATTTGATGGATGCAGTCTTGGCCATACTGAACTACGAGGAAGATGGAGATTTGTTGTTGGATAAGATCCTGGATGTGGCCGAGCAGACCGGTACAGGGGGATGGGCGGTCAGCACTGCCGCTAAATACGGAGTGCCTTATGCGCCGCTAACTGCTGCGGTAACGGCAAGGTTGATCTCTAGCAAGAAAGCTCAAAGGGTGGCAATGGCCAAAAAATATGATCGAAAAGCGGTGGAGATAGATCAGAAAGAGATGCTAAGCTCTTTAAAAGGGGCTTACGAAATGGGACGCTTGATCAACCATGAAATCGGGTTTTCATTGATCAGAAAAGTAGGGGACGATGAAAATTGGGGCTTAGACATGAGTGAAATTGCTCGCTGCTGGACCAGTGGCTCCATCATCCAATCCAGTTTGATGGAGAAGCTTTCGGGTGTATTTAAGAAAGCCAACAGCCTGATGGAGTCTTCAGTACTTCAGCAAACTTTTGAAGAGAATGCTACAGCCATGGCGGAGGTGGTTGGTACTGCGCTGAAAGCAGGTGTGGCCATGCCGGTTATGTCTGCCGCTATCAATTATTTCTATGGTATGAGCACCGGGGAGTCCAGCGCCAACTTGGTACAAGCCCAAAGGGATTATTTTGGTGAACATGGTTATCGTCTTGCTAATGACACTTCCGGAAAAGTTTATAAGAACAATTGGAATAAAGAGTAG
- a CDS encoding Gfo/Idh/MocA family protein → MTNSPLRTLVVGCGNMGASHALAYHQMDGFEICGLVARGDSKQILNEKLKADYPLFSSFEEALETTKPDAVCISTYPDTHEEYALKALEAGCHIFIEKPLADTVAGSERIVEAAKEANKKVVVGYILRHHPSWMKFTEIAQGLGQPLVMRMNLNQQSHGRMWDVHRNLMKSLSPIVDCGVHYIDVMCQMTSSKPVRVSAIGARLTNDIPEDNYNYGQLQITFENGSVGWYEAGWGPMVSETAFFVKDVFGPKGSASIVAKEASGAGKSDSVDDHTKTESIRIHHSAIDAKNEFVKKDEWVEMKDEPGHQELCDREQAYFLKAIKEDIDLASHLEDAVNSLKVAFACDESVKTGKMVEL, encoded by the coding sequence ATGACAAATTCCCCTCTTCGGACTTTAGTAGTAGGATGTGGCAATATGGGTGCTTCCCATGCTTTAGCGTACCACCAAATGGATGGCTTTGAGATTTGTGGACTGGTAGCCAGGGGCGATAGTAAACAAATACTCAATGAAAAACTGAAGGCCGATTATCCATTATTTTCAAGTTTTGAAGAGGCCTTGGAAACCACCAAACCAGATGCGGTTTGTATTTCCACCTATCCTGACACCCATGAGGAATATGCATTGAAAGCCTTGGAAGCCGGCTGCCATATTTTTATAGAAAAACCCTTGGCAGATACCGTTGCCGGTTCTGAGAGGATAGTGGAAGCCGCAAAAGAAGCCAACAAAAAAGTGGTGGTTGGCTATATCCTCAGGCACCATCCTTCCTGGATGAAGTTTACGGAGATCGCCCAGGGACTGGGACAGCCACTGGTGATGCGCATGAACCTCAACCAGCAAAGTCATGGCCGCATGTGGGATGTCCATAGAAACCTAATGAAAAGCCTGAGCCCGATCGTAGACTGCGGTGTACATTATATTGATGTGATGTGCCAAATGACCAGCTCCAAGCCAGTAAGGGTATCGGCCATCGGTGCAAGGCTGACCAATGATATTCCAGAGGACAATTATAATTACGGGCAATTACAGATCACCTTTGAAAACGGCTCGGTAGGCTGGTATGAAGCAGGATGGGGACCCATGGTCAGCGAAACAGCCTTTTTTGTGAAGGATGTTTTTGGACCCAAGGGGTCGGCCTCTATCGTGGCCAAGGAAGCTAGTGGAGCAGGCAAATCAGATTCCGTGGATGACCATACCAAAACAGAATCCATCCGCATCCACCATTCGGCCATCGATGCCAAGAATGAATTTGTTAAAAAGGATGAGTGGGTAGAAATGAAGGATGAACCCGGCCACCAAGAGCTTTGCGACCGTGAACAGGCCTATTTCCTCAAGGCCATCAAAGAGGATATTGACCTGGCCTCCCATCTGGAGGATGCCGTCAATAGCCTAAAGGTTGCCTTTGCCTGTGATGAATCCGTAAAGACGGGCAAGATGGTTGAGTTATAA
- a CDS encoding Imm63 family immunity protein: protein MKTITKIQNLAKELARRIKAPTNLMPTFSSPIGDATPNIEVDNSGLYHFVISERGTEYERKITSDLNDLMYWIFSGVTFSMACDYELKNRIEDKDSRRIMFAKQEELLGILNKDWEEKERKEHESILINNPFDDLAGLRASYFGELRAKGISESEIKKLAYEKYPEK, encoded by the coding sequence ATGAAGACTATTACTAAAATTCAAAATTTGGCTAAGGAATTAGCAAGAAGAATTAAGGCACCGACAAACTTAATGCCGACTTTTAGTTCGCCAATTGGAGACGCAACACCAAATATCGAAGTTGATAATTCAGGACTTTATCATTTTGTGATTTCGGAAAGAGGAACTGAATATGAGCGAAAGATCACTTCTGACTTAAATGATTTAATGTACTGGATTTTTTCTGGTGTGACCTTTTCGATGGCATGTGATTACGAATTAAAAAATAGAATTGAGGACAAGGATTCACGAAGAATAATGTTTGCAAAGCAAGAAGAGTTACTTGGTATTTTAAATAAGGATTGGGAAGAAAAGGAGAGAAAAGAGCATGAATCAATTCTGATTAACAATCCTTTTGATGATTTAGCTGGATTAAGAGCCTCCTATTTCGGAGAATTGAGAGCAAAGGGAATTTCCGAATCAGAAATTAAAAAACTAGCTTATGAAAAGTATCCTGAAAAATAA
- a CDS encoding Imm27 family immunity protein produces MEKEIIGKWVFKDGKTVADANCHLIESMIKNDLKEFENSEDGWTRRYKHANGSIWELTYPESHLHGGGPPKLSRIEK; encoded by the coding sequence ATGGAAAAGGAAATAATTGGAAAATGGGTATTCAAGGATGGTAAGACGGTCGCTGATGCAAATTGCCATTTGATTGAATCAATGATTAAAAATGACTTAAAGGAATTTGAAAATAGTGAAGATGGATGGACAAGGCGTTATAAACACGCAAATGGCAGTATTTGGGAATTGACTTATCCTGAAAGTCATTTACATGGCGGTGGACCTCCTAAACTATCCAGAATAGAAAAATAA
- a CDS encoding serine hydrolase domain-containing protein, with protein MIKNRKAKWIVRLLLLIGTVISMFFVPWILVKAWILPLPDTVQEQVDEAIGYGFDGMIVYVDQAGKPPRHYKGGWKDRENKIPADPKSFFKIASISKLYTAVAATKMVKEKRLSFDKTLADYLPELVGRIENVEKITLRMMIQHRSVIPNFTDNPAYWENEQENGNNALDFALDLPASFKPNEGYEYSNTNYLLLRRIMDNVLGYSHNQYIKEKILIPLKLNNTFFSITEVDLDSVMSGYYVGYEEDFKAREYGMLATAEDVGIFLRALNDGSVFDEGEELIYPYEYNHGGGWLLVIKALQNTTRTLMPW; from the coding sequence ATGATAAAAAATAGAAAAGCCAAATGGATCGTAAGACTTTTATTACTCATTGGTACAGTAATATCCATGTTTTTTGTGCCATGGATTTTGGTAAAGGCCTGGATTTTACCCTTACCTGATACTGTCCAAGAACAAGTGGATGAAGCAATTGGATATGGTTTTGACGGCATGATTGTTTATGTGGACCAAGCAGGAAAACCACCAAGACATTATAAGGGTGGTTGGAAAGATAGAGAAAATAAAATTCCAGCCGACCCAAAATCATTTTTCAAAATTGCCAGTATTAGCAAGCTATATACCGCTGTAGCAGCCACTAAAATGGTCAAAGAAAAGCGTTTGTCTTTTGATAAAACACTCGCCGATTATCTTCCAGAACTTGTAGGTAGGATTGAAAATGTTGAAAAAATCACCTTGAGGATGATGATTCAACACCGTTCTGTTATTCCAAATTTCACAGATAATCCAGCTTATTGGGAGAACGAACAAGAAAATGGCAATAATGCTTTGGATTTTGCTCTTGACCTACCAGCCAGTTTTAAACCTAATGAAGGATATGAATATTCAAACACGAATTATTTATTGCTTCGTAGGATTATGGATAATGTTTTAGGGTATAGCCACAATCAGTATATCAAAGAGAAAATATTGATTCCCCTAAAGCTGAATAATACCTTTTTTTCGATTACCGAAGTCGATTTAGATAGTGTTATGAGTGGATATTATGTGGGTTATGAGGAAGATTTTAAAGCCCGTGAATATGGAATGTTGGCTACAGCAGAAGATGTGGGCATATTCTTACGGGCCTTAAACGATGGTTCGGTATTTGACGAGGGAGAAGAGTTAATCTATCCTTATGAATATAATCATGGGGGGGGTTGGTTATTGGTTATCAAAGCCTTGCAGAATACCACAAGGACATTGATGCCGTGGTAG
- a CDS encoding IS1595 family transposase, producing MNIINFINRFPDESSCIEFIRHKRSQAGIICKRCKGIRHYWLANKKAFQCSSCSFRTSIRSGTVMENSNLPIRTWLLAMTFITATKKGFSALELQRQLGMKRYEPVFRMYHKLRKVMGKRDDLYSLEDMVEYDEAFVGKATKKPHKLKRGRGSQKRSIVAVMAESTVLEDLETGKSDKSCRYFKMKKIKNLEAKTAQNLIKEFIDPNSVLQTDMSTTFSDLGDCIDVHVKEISGTEKGHFNLKWVHIAISNLKKHLQTYHMISERMMQNYLDEFCYKLNRRYFGQKLFDRLIIAAIYPYWHHCG from the coding sequence ATGAACATTATCAACTTCATCAATCGGTTTCCTGACGAATCTTCCTGTATCGAGTTTATCAGGCACAAAAGGAGCCAAGCAGGTATCATCTGCAAAAGATGCAAAGGTATCAGACATTATTGGTTGGCAAACAAAAAGGCCTTTCAATGCTCTTCCTGTAGCTTCAGGACAAGTATCAGAAGTGGAACGGTAATGGAAAACAGTAATCTTCCGATCCGGACCTGGTTGTTGGCCATGACCTTCATCACAGCCACCAAGAAGGGCTTCAGTGCTTTGGAACTCCAAAGACAGCTGGGCATGAAGCGTTACGAACCTGTCTTCAGGATGTACCATAAACTCCGTAAAGTAATGGGGAAACGCGATGATCTTTACAGTCTTGAGGACATGGTGGAGTATGACGAGGCCTTCGTGGGCAAAGCAACGAAAAAACCACACAAACTCAAAAGAGGCAGGGGCAGCCAAAAACGGTCAATAGTGGCCGTAATGGCCGAATCAACGGTTTTGGAAGACCTTGAAACGGGCAAATCCGACAAAAGCTGTAGGTATTTTAAGATGAAGAAGATAAAGAACCTGGAGGCGAAAACAGCCCAGAATTTGATCAAGGAATTTATTGATCCAAACTCAGTGCTTCAAACAGATATGAGCACCACCTTCTCAGACCTGGGTGATTGTATAGATGTGCATGTCAAGGAGATCTCGGGAACCGAAAAGGGGCACTTCAACCTCAAATGGGTACACATTGCTATCAGCAACTTAAAGAAACACCTGCAGACATACCATATGATAAGTGAAAGAATGATGCAAAACTATCTTGACGAGTTCTGCTATAAGCTCAACAGAAGATATTTCGGTCAAAAACTATTTGACAGGCTCATCATTGCTGCTATTTATCCTTACTGGCATCATTGCGGATAA
- a CDS encoding helix-turn-helix domain-containing protein yields the protein MLNTINIKEKYKIFSSPKSEVEHRTAHQADHAVLNVYETSKLAHNFDLQFDNPVIVSMIQGKKIMHLRSQDAFEFLPGQSIVMPASELMYIDFPEATFDDPTQCLALEISEGFVQETMAWLNEHFPKIDEEKWTWSKDNFLLMNNQLVQENLNSLIRVMVDNGFGKQMKASNTTRELIASLMQTQARHYLLQNVDKLSTRNRLAHVVRFIRQNLHQNLDVDGLASQACLSRAQFFRAFQRELGETPVRFVNRERLELAKKQILWKGSNITEACFESGFSSVNYFSRVFKQFEGMSPTEWKERELIRKRA from the coding sequence ATGCTGAATACCATTAACATCAAAGAGAAGTACAAGATCTTTAGTTCTCCGAAATCAGAAGTGGAGCATAGGACTGCGCATCAGGCAGATCATGCTGTTTTGAATGTTTATGAAACCAGTAAACTGGCCCATAATTTTGACCTGCAGTTTGACAATCCAGTAATTGTAAGCATGATTCAGGGCAAGAAAATCATGCACCTTAGGTCACAGGATGCATTTGAGTTTTTACCCGGGCAATCCATTGTGATGCCGGCATCCGAATTGATGTACATCGACTTTCCGGAAGCTACTTTTGATGACCCCACCCAGTGTTTGGCATTGGAAATCAGTGAGGGATTTGTACAGGAAACCATGGCTTGGCTCAATGAACACTTCCCCAAAATAGATGAGGAAAAATGGACGTGGAGCAAGGATAATTTTTTACTGATGAACAACCAATTGGTTCAGGAAAATCTCAATAGCCTGATCCGGGTAATGGTGGACAATGGCTTTGGAAAGCAGATGAAGGCCTCCAATACCACCCGGGAACTGATTGCCAGCTTGATGCAGACCCAGGCCAGACATTACCTACTACAAAATGTGGATAAACTCAGCACCAGAAATAGGTTGGCGCATGTGGTCCGTTTTATCCGGCAAAACCTACATCAAAACTTGGATGTGGATGGTTTGGCCAGTCAGGCCTGCCTTTCACGCGCCCAATTTTTCAGGGCTTTCCAAAGGGAGCTGGGAGAAACGCCCGTAAGGTTTGTCAACAGGGAGAGGTTGGAATTGGCCAAGAAGCAAATCCTCTGGAAAGGCAGCAATATCACCGAAGCTTGCTTTGAAAGTGGCTTTAGCAGTGTCAATTATTTTTCCAGGGTTTTCAAACAGTTTGAAGGCATGTCCCCAACAGAATGGAAGGAAAGGGAATTGATAAGGAAAAGGGCTTAG
- a CDS encoding aldehyde dehydrogenase family protein translates to MTTIAQEKPATLLARPEFKSHYDNFIGGKFVAPVGGEYFDVISPVDGKVFTKVARSKAADIELALDAAHKAFPKWSKASATERSNVMLKIADRIENKLEYLAAVETIDNGKPVRETINADLALVVDHFRYFAGVIRAEEGSVAELDAHTVSMNIKEPLGVVGQIIPWNFPILMATWKIAPAMAAGCCTVVKPAEQTPASIMVLMELIGDLIPEGVVNIVNGFGPEAGKPLAQSPRVAKVAFTGETTTGRLIMQYASENLNPVTMELGGKSPNVFFPSVMDADDEFLDKCIEGAVMFALNQGEVCTCPSRILVHEKIYDAFMEKVVARAEAIKMGHPLDKTTMMGAQASQDQFEKILNYIDIGKQEGAEVLTGGKAANLNSGLENGYYIQPTLLKGNNKMRVFQEEIFGPVSSVTTFKNVEDAIDISNDTLYGLGAGVWTRDAHEAYQVPRAIKAGRVWVNCYHAYPAHAPFGGYKKSGFGRETHLMMLNHYRQNKNMLISYDKNKLGFF, encoded by the coding sequence ATGACAACTATTGCACAAGAGAAGCCAGCTACCCTACTGGCACGCCCAGAATTTAAATCCCATTATGACAATTTCATTGGCGGTAAATTCGTCGCTCCAGTAGGAGGAGAATATTTTGACGTCATCAGTCCGGTAGATGGCAAGGTCTTTACCAAAGTAGCCCGAAGTAAAGCTGCTGATATAGAATTAGCCTTGGATGCCGCACATAAAGCTTTCCCTAAATGGAGCAAAGCATCTGCCACCGAGCGGAGCAATGTCATGCTCAAAATCGCAGACCGAATAGAAAATAAACTGGAATACCTAGCAGCCGTAGAAACCATTGACAATGGTAAACCAGTCAGAGAGACCATCAATGCTGATTTGGCGTTGGTGGTCGATCATTTTAGATATTTTGCAGGAGTCATCAGGGCCGAAGAAGGCTCTGTAGCCGAGCTCGATGCACATACCGTCTCCATGAACATCAAAGAACCTCTTGGTGTGGTGGGACAAATCATTCCTTGGAACTTCCCTATTCTCATGGCCACCTGGAAAATCGCTCCGGCCATGGCAGCGGGTTGCTGTACAGTGGTCAAACCAGCCGAGCAAACCCCAGCTTCCATCATGGTATTAATGGAGCTCATCGGTGACTTGATTCCCGAAGGGGTAGTCAATATCGTCAATGGCTTTGGTCCCGAAGCGGGCAAACCTTTGGCCCAGTCACCCAGAGTAGCAAAGGTTGCCTTCACAGGAGAGACCACCACGGGCAGGCTGATCATGCAATATGCCTCTGAAAACCTCAATCCTGTGACCATGGAGCTGGGAGGCAAATCTCCTAATGTCTTCTTTCCTTCGGTCATGGATGCTGACGATGAGTTTTTGGATAAATGTATTGAGGGAGCTGTAATGTTTGCCCTCAACCAAGGAGAAGTCTGTACCTGTCCTAGCCGTATTTTGGTCCATGAAAAAATCTACGATGCTTTTATGGAAAAGGTCGTGGCAAGGGCCGAAGCCATCAAAATGGGGCATCCTTTGGACAAAACAACGATGATGGGTGCCCAAGCTTCCCAAGATCAATTTGAGAAAATCCTCAATTACATTGACATCGGAAAACAAGAAGGTGCTGAAGTGCTCACAGGCGGTAAAGCGGCCAACCTGAACAGTGGCCTTGAAAATGGCTATTACATCCAGCCCACCTTGCTCAAAGGCAACAACAAAATGCGTGTTTTCCAAGAAGAAATATTTGGTCCTGTAAGCTCTGTGACCACTTTCAAAAATGTGGAAGATGCGATTGATATTTCCAATGACACCCTTTACGGTCTGGGTGCTGGCGTATGGACCCGTGATGCGCATGAGGCCTATCAAGTACCCCGAGCCATCAAAGCGGGCCGGGTTTGGGTCAACTGCTACCACGCCTATCCAGCACATGCGCCATTCGGCGGCTACAAAAAATCAGGGTTTGGCAGGGAAACCCACCTGATGATGCTGAACCATTATCGCCAAAATAAAAACATGTTGATCTCTTATGACAAAAACAAACTAGGATTTTTCTAG
- a CDS encoding DUF779 domain-containing protein yields MSYQRIGITDAAKALIDQIRAEHGPLMFHQSGGCCDGSSPMCYAKGEFKTGASDVWLGTVHDCNFYMSSDQFEYWKHTHLTLDVTDGRGASFSLEIPYGKRFLIKSRMLTEEELADLEPVKSGEL; encoded by the coding sequence ATGAGCTATCAAAGAATAGGTATTACCGATGCAGCAAAGGCATTGATCGATCAAATCAGGGCGGAGCATGGCCCCTTGATGTTCCACCAAAGTGGTGGCTGTTGTGACGGCTCCAGCCCCATGTGCTATGCCAAGGGGGAATTCAAAACAGGAGCGTCTGATGTTTGGCTAGGGACTGTCCATGACTGCAACTTTTATATGTCCTCGGATCAGTTTGAATACTGGAAACACACCCACCTCACCTTGGATGTTACAGACGGAAGAGGTGCCAGTTTTTCGTTGGAGATTCCTTACGGGAAACGTTTCTTGATCAAAAGCAGGATGCTTACTGAAGAAGAGCTCGCAGACTTGGAACCAGTTAAAAGTGGGGAATTATAG